A single Entelurus aequoreus isolate RoL-2023_Sb linkage group LG11, RoL_Eaeq_v1.1, whole genome shotgun sequence DNA region contains:
- the LOC133659716 gene encoding uncharacterized protein LOC133659716 isoform X1, whose translation MTLAPNSSVHAHLRDDEVQVVENAIRLAVDSILNVLYGVNSGRSREYQRMVADRDKEIQRLEDRMRAMEADVHARRRCCNGCACAMASGSARDQVTSPRSGELQAGEERADGGDTEPEVGQQELSFSLGLFASPSVRQEAPAALPLPPISRAGPHPDSADPSGTFEASGKSPSPSSSGLAVKEEPCDIDAVLIKWEMSEERFREQQERDGGLCWDEEQLEDMEGMNYGDADAVAQRMTEAQQLSDINVFGRVQFCHPVATNLGEEMRSRKKRVSMADLPEEAQRLKRAAWRAASRRYYARKVARQQSALARPGPFHHQMEPHYSASPPNLHCLAFGSKRKRAPISMLPQESQAQQREAWRASSRRYYHSRKTALHQTAPSHYPLQNTEPSGDAHDGGDLYADTEGLGGILCS comes from the exons ATGACTTTAGCGCCAAACAGCAGCGTGCACGCGCACCTGCGCGATGACGAGGTGCAGGTGGTGGAGAACGCCATCCGACTGGCGGTGGACTCCATCTTAAACGTGCTGTACGGCGTCAACAGCGGCCGCAGCCGCGAGTACCAGAGGATGGTGGCCGACAGGGACAAAGAGATCCAGCGGCTGGAGGACCGGATGCGCGCCATGGAGGCCGACGTGCacgcgcggcgccgctgctgcaaCGGCTGCGCGTGTGCGATGGCCTCCGGGAGCGCGCGTGACCAGGTGACCTCGCCGCGCTCAGGTGAGCTGCAGGCCGGGGAGGAGAGAGCCGATGGCGGGGACACGGAGCCGGAAGTTGGGCAGCAGGAACTAAGTTTCTCTT TGGGACTGTTTGCCAGCCCCTCCGTCAGGCAGGAGGCACCAGCAGCTCTCCCCTTACCTCCCATCAGCCGAGCAGGTCCACACCCAGACTCGGCAGACCCCTCGGGCACGTTTGAAGCCTCCGGGAAGTCCCCCTCGCCTTCTTCCAGCGGCCTCGCCGTCAAAGAGGAGCCATGCGACATCGACGCCGTGCTCATCAAGTGGGAAATGAGCGAGGAGAGATTTAGGGAGCAGCAGGAGCGAGATGGAGGTCTTTGTTGGGACGAAG AACAACTGGAGGACATGGAGGGCATGAACTACGGGGATGCAGATGCAGTCGCTCAGCGGATGACAGAAGCACAGCAGCTGAG TGACATCAACGTTTTTGGACGTGTGCAATTCTGTCATCCGGTGGCTACCAATCTGGGGGAAGAAATGAG gagcaggaagaagcgagTGTCCATGGCGGATCTACCCGAGGAGGCCCAGAGGCTGAAGAGGGCGGCGTGGCGAGCGGCCTCCAGGCGATACTACGCCCGCAAGGTGGCCCGCCAGCAGTCGGCCCTGGCCCGCCCGGGGCCCTTCCACCACCAGATGGAGCCTCACTACTCCGCCTCCCCGCCCAACCTGCATTGTCTCGCTTTCGGGAGCAAAAGGAAGCGAGCGCCCATTTCCATGCTACCTCAGGAGTCGCAGGCCCAGCAGAGGGAGGCGTGGCGAGCGTCCTCCAGGCGCTACTACCACTCACGCAAAACGGCCCTGCACCAGACGGCGCCCTCGCACTACCCTCTCCAGAACACGGAGCCCTCGGGAGACGCACACGACGGCGGGGACTTGTACGCCGACACCGAAGGACTGGGGGGGATTCTGTGTAGTTGA
- the LOC133659716 gene encoding uncharacterized protein LOC133659716 isoform X2: protein MTLAPNSSVHAHLRDDEVQVVENAIRLAVDSILNVLYGVNSGRSREYQRMVADRDKEIQRLEDRMRAMEADVHARRRCCNGCACAMASGSARDQVTSPRSGELQAGEERADGGDTEPEVGQQELSFSLGLFASPSVRQEAPAALPLPPISRAGPHPDSADPSGTFEASGKSPSPSSSGLAVKEEPCDIDAVLIKWEMSEERFREQQERDGGLCWDEEQLEDMEGMNYGDADAVAQRMTEAQQLRSRKKRVSMADLPEEAQRLKRAAWRAASRRYYARKVARQQSALARPGPFHHQMEPHYSASPPNLHCLAFGSKRKRAPISMLPQESQAQQREAWRASSRRYYHSRKTALHQTAPSHYPLQNTEPSGDAHDGGDLYADTEGLGGILCS from the exons ATGACTTTAGCGCCAAACAGCAGCGTGCACGCGCACCTGCGCGATGACGAGGTGCAGGTGGTGGAGAACGCCATCCGACTGGCGGTGGACTCCATCTTAAACGTGCTGTACGGCGTCAACAGCGGCCGCAGCCGCGAGTACCAGAGGATGGTGGCCGACAGGGACAAAGAGATCCAGCGGCTGGAGGACCGGATGCGCGCCATGGAGGCCGACGTGCacgcgcggcgccgctgctgcaaCGGCTGCGCGTGTGCGATGGCCTCCGGGAGCGCGCGTGACCAGGTGACCTCGCCGCGCTCAGGTGAGCTGCAGGCCGGGGAGGAGAGAGCCGATGGCGGGGACACGGAGCCGGAAGTTGGGCAGCAGGAACTAAGTTTCTCTT TGGGACTGTTTGCCAGCCCCTCCGTCAGGCAGGAGGCACCAGCAGCTCTCCCCTTACCTCCCATCAGCCGAGCAGGTCCACACCCAGACTCGGCAGACCCCTCGGGCACGTTTGAAGCCTCCGGGAAGTCCCCCTCGCCTTCTTCCAGCGGCCTCGCCGTCAAAGAGGAGCCATGCGACATCGACGCCGTGCTCATCAAGTGGGAAATGAGCGAGGAGAGATTTAGGGAGCAGCAGGAGCGAGATGGAGGTCTTTGTTGGGACGAAG AACAACTGGAGGACATGGAGGGCATGAACTACGGGGATGCAGATGCAGTCGCTCAGCGGATGACAGAAGCACAGCAGCTGAG gagcaggaagaagcgagTGTCCATGGCGGATCTACCCGAGGAGGCCCAGAGGCTGAAGAGGGCGGCGTGGCGAGCGGCCTCCAGGCGATACTACGCCCGCAAGGTGGCCCGCCAGCAGTCGGCCCTGGCCCGCCCGGGGCCCTTCCACCACCAGATGGAGCCTCACTACTCCGCCTCCCCGCCCAACCTGCATTGTCTCGCTTTCGGGAGCAAAAGGAAGCGAGCGCCCATTTCCATGCTACCTCAGGAGTCGCAGGCCCAGCAGAGGGAGGCGTGGCGAGCGTCCTCCAGGCGCTACTACCACTCACGCAAAACGGCCCTGCACCAGACGGCGCCCTCGCACTACCCTCTCCAGAACACGGAGCCCTCGGGAGACGCACACGACGGCGGGGACTTGTACGCCGACACCGAAGGACTGGGGGGGATTCTGTGTAGTTGA
- the LOC133659719 gene encoding protein rapunzel-like, with translation MDVSSAGLAGKKEAVRQSRLAIGEKTSLGGIKQLSPTSHPGHLFNSRGELSRKRPVPAMMEEEIVEDQAKLKQGLVRVLHCVATISSAAAVVNPIFGVAGSLVRVVLHHIDDEDIRTLKREFGSVNRKLDTLSQNSFRALVEIQKKTLDGQFSPVEENLKNQFRKYMELLEARPQHSERKKEDFIESYANDMGDQNLHTLYDGVVGKRKLFSKPILEVYLKHSGYNRLIMEQLCTRLTYLFCIGLIALMGYTAVIGDDDVSLSEEWVDNMQRVEEKMKEALSSVALMQVNKH, from the exons ATGGACGTGTCCTCTGCAGGGCTTGCTGGGAAGAAGGAGGCCGTGAGACAGTCGAGGTTGGCCATTGGAGAGAAGACTTCCTTGGGTGGAATCAAGCAGCTAAG CCCTACGAGCCATCCAGGACACCTTTTCAATTCCCGTGGGGAGCTCTCCAGGAAAAGAC CGGTGCCAGCCATGATGGAAGAGGAGATCGTGGAGGACCAGGCCAAGCTGAAGCAGGGCCTGGTCAGAGTGCTGCATTGCGTGGCCACCATCTCCTCGGCCGCCGCCGTGGTCAACCCCATATTCGGCGTGGCGGGCTCGCTGGTCCGCGTGGTGCTGCACCACATCGACGACGAGGACATCCGCACGCTCAAGCGCGAGTTCGGCTCGGTCAACCGGAAGCTGGACACGCTCTCGCAGAACAGCTTCAGGGCGCTGGTGGAGATCCAGAAGAAGACGCTGGACGGGCAGTTCAGCCCCGTGGAGGAGAACCTGAAGAACCAGTTCAGGAAGTACATGGAGCTCCTGGAGGCGCGGCCGCAGCACAGCGAGCGCAAGAAGGAGGACTTTATAGAGAGCTACGCCAACGACATGGGCGACCAGAACCTGCACACGCTCTACGACGGCGTGGTGGGCAAGCGCAAGCTCTTCAGCAAGCCCATCCTGGAGGTCTACCTGAAGCACTCTGGATACAACCGCCTCATCATGGAGCAACTGTGCACACGCCTCACATACCTCTTCTGCATCGGCCTCATCGCCCTCATGGGCTACACCGCCGTCATCGGCGACGACGACGTCAGCCTGAGCGAGGAGTGGGTGGACAACATGCAGCGTGTCGAGGAGAAGATGAAAGAGGCGCTCAGCAG TGTGGCGCTAATGCAAGTCAACAAGCACTAG
- the LOC133660542 gene encoding protein rapunzel-like gives MSSPLEKVVAQHKQSIEAAMDMLERGAEVLASAVGELFPLCEAAAPILRLALDQTQSKEVFYVKEQFLTVRNSLDVLSSQLEDIDCEIKKGWLDSQYFSVEENIRNQFRKYMDILEAKEQFREVKTKLFLEHFSRSGGEKNLFVLYEALMGNNSFAETILEVVERYVSRNRRLLEDFCVRLKELLCLGLIALLGHSALTCNQEEEEDKIREWSRKMDEMESRMKRTIQSCIAAFPEQAKLDAQQLLQEKQAENLQETTQQLLDFLVKKYDWVSWSVRLINHSGSTYRNWRAGEHFHHVAGHNWFEVLQVNNINLVVSFSTGPQPVPRDSVLQLMEGQARKGNASAVVDVLEKQLSGFVVHAVSRHKESAAAWSFPEDCHYWERHKNVVVCVHSD, from the exons ATGAGCAGTCCACTGGAGAAGGTGGTGGCCCAGCATAAGCAGTCCATCGAGGCCGCCATGGACATGTTGGAAAGGGGCGCCGAAGTGTTGGCCAGCGCCGTGGGTGAGCTCTTCCCCCTCTGCGAGGCCGCCGCCCCCATTCTACGTCTGGCCTTGGACCAGACGCAGAGCAAGGAGGTGTTCTACGTGAAAGAGCAGTTCCTGACGGTGAGAAACAGCCTGGACGTGCTCTCCAGCCAGCTGGAGGACATCGACTGCGAGATCAAGAAAGGATGGCTGGACTCGCAGTATTTCAGCGTGGAGGAGAACATCAGGAACCAGTTCAGGAAGTACATGGACATCCTGGAGGCCAAGGAGCAGTTCCGGGAGGTGAAGACTAAACTTTTCCTGGAGCATTTTTCCAGAAGCGGAGGGGAGAAGAATCTGTTTGTGCTCTACGAGGCTCTGATGGGGAACAACAGCTTTGCAGAGACCATCTTGGAGGTGGTGGAAAG GTATGTGTCGAGGAACCGTCGCCTTCTGGAGGACTTCTGCGTCCGGCTGAAGGAGCTCCTCTGCTTGGGCCTGATAGCTCTGCTGGGCCACTCTGCCCTGACCTGCAaccaggaggaagaagaggacaaGATCCGGGAGTGGAGCCGCAAGATGGACGAAATGGAGTCCCGCATGAAGAGAACCATCCAGTCCTGCATCGCTGCCTTCCCCGAGCAGGCCAAACTGGACGCTCAGCAACTCCTGCAGGAGAAGCAAGCAGAGAACCTCCAAGAAACCACCCAGCAGCTCCTCGACTTCCTGGTCAAGAAGTATGACTGGGTCAGCTGGTCGGTGCGCCTCATCAACCACTCGGGGAGCACCTACCGGAACTGGCGGGCCGGCGAGCACTTTCACCACGTGGCGGGACACAACTGGTTCGAGGTGCTGCAGGTGAACAACATCAACCTGGTGGTGTCCTTCAGCACCGGGCCGCAGCCGGTGCCGCGGGACTCGGTCCTTCAGCTGATGGAGGGCCAGGCTCGGAAGGGCAACGCCTCCGCCGTGGTCGACGTCCTGGAGAAGCAGCTGAGCGGCTTCGTGGTGCACGCCGTCAGTCGCCACAAGGAGTCGGCGGCAGCGTGGAGCTTCCCTGAAGACTGCCACTACTGGGAGAGGCACAAGAACGTGGTCGTGTGCGTCCACTCCGACTAA